From the genome of Geminocystis herdmanii PCC 6308, one region includes:
- a CDS encoding (2Fe-2S)-binding protein — protein sequence MYVCICKGITEKDIHQAVEQGISSLEKLCEVTSVSTDCGCCADHACKVLSEAMKNRSCGRLG from the coding sequence ATGTACGTTTGTATTTGCAAAGGTATAACAGAAAAAGACATTCATCAAGCCGTAGAGCAAGGAATTTCTTCCTTAGAAAAACTCTGTGAGGTGACTTCAGTTTCCACTGATTGCGGTTGTTGTGCTGATCACGCTTGTAAAGTTTTGTCAGAAGCCATGAAAAATCGATCGTGT
- the sbcD gene encoding exonuclease subunit SbcD produces MKILHLSDIHLGSSFSHGKINPETGLNTRLEDFIHCLSICIDRAIDDKVDLVLFGGDAFPDSTPAPYIQSAFAREFCRLVEAQIPTVLLVGNHDQHSHSQRQGGASLSIYHTLGVPNFIVGEKLATHLINTKSGQIQVITLPWLTRSILLTRPETEGLSAEDINKLLIQKIEPILEAEIRKLNTEIPTILLAHVMAERANLGAERFLAVGKGFQVPLSILARSEFDYVALGHVHKHQNLNKKNNPPVVYPGSIERVDFSEEKEEKGYVLININQKKVAWEFCILPARPFITIEVDLSESSTPQYHLLKAIEKHNIEDAVVRLIYKIRSEQIELISTTEVKQKLCLAHNYTIKPELITQLARPRLPELGIGKSLDPLSALSTYLNNRDDLRDIVPDMLTAAETLLSSDLSISIEL; encoded by the coding sequence ATGAAGATTCTCCATTTAAGCGACATACATTTAGGCAGTAGTTTTAGTCACGGAAAAATTAACCCAGAAACGGGGTTAAATACAAGGTTAGAAGATTTTATTCACTGTTTAAGTATCTGCATCGATCGAGCCATTGATGATAAAGTGGATTTGGTGTTATTTGGGGGAGATGCCTTTCCTGATAGTACTCCAGCACCCTATATTCAATCAGCATTTGCGAGGGAATTTTGTCGCCTAGTAGAAGCTCAAATTCCCACAGTCTTATTAGTAGGAAATCATGATCAACACAGTCATAGTCAGAGGCAAGGCGGAGCAAGTTTATCGATTTATCATACTTTAGGAGTGCCTAATTTTATTGTCGGAGAAAAATTAGCAACCCATTTAATTAATACTAAATCAGGGCAAATACAGGTTATTACATTACCTTGGTTAACTCGATCGATTTTACTAACACGCCCTGAAACCGAAGGGTTATCGGCTGAGGATATTAATAAGTTATTGATTCAAAAAATTGAACCTATTTTAGAGGCAGAAATCAGAAAATTAAATACCGAAATTCCCACAATTTTATTAGCCCATGTCATGGCAGAAAGAGCTAATTTAGGGGCAGAAAGATTTTTGGCAGTGGGAAAAGGTTTTCAAGTGCCTTTATCTATCCTAGCACGTTCTGAGTTCGACTATGTAGCTTTAGGTCACGTTCATAAACATCAAAATTTGAACAAAAAAAACAATCCTCCTGTGGTGTATCCCGGTAGCATTGAAAGGGTGGACTTTTCAGAAGAAAAAGAAGAAAAAGGCTATGTTTTAATTAATATTAATCAGAAAAAAGTTGCTTGGGAATTTTGCATTTTACCCGCTCGTCCTTTTATCACTATTGAAGTGGATTTAAGTGAAAGTTCTACCCCTCAATATCACTTGTTAAAAGCCATCGAAAAACACAATATTGAAGATGCCGTAGTGCGATTAATTTACAAGATTCGATCGGAACAAATAGAGTTAATTTCTACCACAGAAGTCAAACAAAAACTATGTCTGGCTCATAATTATACCATCAAACCTGAGCTAATCACCCAATTAGCTCGTCCTCGACTACCAGAATTAGGCATCGGCAAAAGTTTAGACCCTCTTTCGGCATTATCCACTTATCTTAATAATAGGGATGATTTACGGGATATTGTCCCCGATATGTTAACCGCCGCCGAAACTCTTTTGTCATCCGATCTGAGTATTTCGATCGAACTCTAA
- the purE gene encoding 5-(carboxyamino)imidazole ribonucleotide mutase: MSHTSPEIAIIMGSDSDLPTMKSAIIICEEFAVAYEVEIVSAHRTPLKMVEYAQNAHTRGIKVIIAGAGGAAHLPGMVASLTPLPVIGVPVSTKQLQGVDSLYSIVQMPRGIPVATVAIGNAENAGLLAVRILASQQPELLQKVKEYSQKLENMVNEKQAKLDELGYEKYLGN, from the coding sequence ATGTCTCACACATCTCCCGAAATAGCCATAATTATGGGTAGCGATTCCGATTTACCCACCATGAAAAGTGCCATCATCATTTGCGAAGAATTTGCAGTAGCTTATGAAGTAGAGATAGTTTCCGCCCATCGCACTCCCTTAAAAATGGTAGAATACGCCCAAAACGCCCATACTAGAGGCATCAAAGTTATTATCGCTGGGGCGGGAGGTGCTGCCCATTTACCCGGTATGGTTGCCTCTTTAACCCCTTTACCTGTCATTGGTGTACCCGTTTCAACGAAACAGTTACAAGGTGTTGATTCTTTGTATTCGATCGTGCAAATGCCGAGGGGAATTCCCGTTGCGACAGTAGCCATTGGTAATGCCGAAAATGCCGGTTTATTGGCGGTGAGAATTTTAGCTAGTCAACAACCCGAATTGTTACAAAAAGTTAAAGAATATAGCCAAAAATTAGAAAATATGGTAAATGAAAAACAAGCCAAGTTAGATGAATTGGGCTATGAGAAATATTTAGGGAATTAG
- a CDS encoding carbohydrate porin has translation MGIISALMASSVGAIEVPMNLDSEMSQVNSVSQLRDVSPTDWAFEALRSLVERYGCIVGYPDRTFRGNRALSRYEFAAGLNACMQQMERLIAASESVMREDIEKLKRLMQEFETELATLGARVDNLEGRVAFLEDHQFSTTTKLSGEVIISLANAFNSKASSYDGLIKGSKPVNENQAVLANRARFNFDTSFMGKDRLRVRIQGANIQAFNKNTDMTRLSYDTNTSNDVVLDDLFYRFPIGNKVTAFVGTNAMNIDKVFNVDNPYLESDATGTLTRFFRRNPLVFRGPEGAGGGVKIKLNNQWNFNTLYVARNASNPEEGRGFFNGAFSTGAQIGFSPSKPINLSVAYLYTYEPEGNVNLTDSTGSPRGSNPFDGSAVTANRVGLQGSWLIGNKVNISGWGGYASADNLQRQGTGRSNRSSTDLWTWAGNVSLLDVGKEGAILSFLGGMPPKASDDRNTSYTLELQYKYPITDNIIITPGAYVVVNPNHDSRNDAIWVGAIRTTFRF, from the coding sequence ATGGGGATTATCTCCGCATTGATGGCTTCTTCTGTAGGTGCGATCGAAGTACCTATGAACTTAGATTCAGAAATGAGTCAAGTTAATTCAGTCTCCCAATTACGGGATGTATCCCCTACCGATTGGGCATTTGAAGCCTTGAGAAGTTTGGTGGAGCGTTACGGGTGTATTGTAGGGTATCCCGATCGAACTTTTCGAGGGAATCGTGCTTTAAGTCGCTATGAATTTGCCGCAGGATTAAACGCTTGTATGCAACAAATGGAAAGACTAATTGCCGCTAGTGAATCAGTTATGAGAGAAGATATTGAGAAATTAAAGCGATTAATGCAAGAATTTGAAACAGAATTAGCCACTTTAGGAGCAAGAGTTGATAACCTAGAAGGTAGAGTCGCTTTCTTAGAAGATCATCAGTTCTCTACTACCACGAAACTCAGTGGAGAAGTAATTATTAGCTTGGCAAATGCCTTTAATTCAAAGGCTTCTAGCTATGATGGTTTAATTAAGGGCTCAAAGCCAGTTAATGAAAATCAAGCCGTATTAGCCAATCGAGCGCGTTTCAATTTTGATACCAGTTTCATGGGAAAAGATAGACTAAGAGTGCGTATTCAAGGAGCAAATATTCAGGCTTTTAACAAAAATACTGATATGACACGATTAAGTTATGACACCAATACCAGCAATGATGTCGTATTAGATGATTTATTCTATCGTTTTCCCATTGGTAACAAAGTAACCGCTTTTGTTGGTACTAATGCCATGAATATTGATAAAGTTTTTAATGTGGATAATCCTTACTTAGAAAGTGATGCTACTGGTACTTTAACTCGCTTTTTCCGTCGTAATCCATTAGTATTTCGTGGACCGGAAGGAGCAGGAGGCGGTGTTAAAATTAAATTAAATAATCAATGGAACTTTAATACTCTTTATGTAGCACGAAACGCATCTAATCCCGAAGAAGGGCGAGGTTTTTTCAATGGTGCTTTTAGTACAGGCGCTCAGATTGGTTTTTCTCCTAGTAAACCCATTAATTTATCTGTAGCTTATCTTTACACCTATGAGCCTGAAGGAAATGTGAATTTAACTGATAGTACAGGAAGCCCAAGGGGAAGCAATCCTTTTGATGGTAGTGCGGTAACAGCTAATCGAGTTGGTTTACAAGGTAGTTGGTTAATTGGCAATAAAGTTAATATCTCTGGTTGGGGTGGTTATGCCTCTGCCGATAATTTGCAACGTCAAGGCACTGGTAGAAGTAACCGAAGTAGTACTGATTTATGGACATGGGCTGGTAATGTTTCTTTACTTGATGTCGGCAAAGAAGGCGCTATTTTATCTTTTCTAGGGGGTATGCCTCCTAAAGCCTCAGACGATCGAAATACATCTTACACGCTTGAACTACAATACAAGTATCCCATTACAGACAATATTATCATTACCCCGGGGGCGTATGTGGTAGTTAATCCTAACCATGATAGTCGTAACGATGCCATATGGGTAGGTGCAATTAGAACTACTTTTAGATTCTAG
- a CDS encoding translocation/assembly module TamB domain-containing protein, giving the protein MINSPYSLSQNPDDKNETPSDITQNNNFWRWLTYLILLSLGGGVSYSWYFFTQQLIPSIEKSVTDFISRPVKLGKIEAISFNTIRLGESSIETTKIENDFVIAEGVEIKFNPLQLLANQEINIGLNILNPQGFLQQNKDDSWIQLNLNDEISNEFLGKSIHINNISLIDGFINIKSRKSQGNYQENITKINLELANINFEKNKQFFEVNGRLNNQNKIAVTGLHYPEKTQWLLRINTENLATNILNDFVELPVGIDSGDINGDFSLNFVQEKLENLEANLDFNLVNLTLPNIANKLTKSAGNLQIRNEVINLKNVETNLDLIPAKVNGSINNNQLNLQVSAKNPLEISQVFSSLKIDTGDLVTKGKIAADLTITGDINQPKIATKIRSVGKTQVDKIIFDKISADFDIFSQGLVINNFELLPTIGGKVNGNGKVNLSKKDDSFSLAFRGIDIEGEKVATLYQQELPMKIGLVNGDYQLFGNWHNLSQSKLTGNSSLELETGKAMINNFEINPDTWRGEVKVSGVRLTQLPNLDCEKFGCDDSLLNGEFFVRGRRQEITAENIDLTGKFNFDLAGGRVIFHNTSLTQGSWQTQMTLDNLSLSQLPSLNLSSGSIETAIITGELRAGGVLNKDDEMMIQGKGNLFLPQGKVEIDNFTLQKDNFTAQTNLTNFSLADFGDNFRGGVTGEISWRGDVNNLTADNLNLEGNLIFSQGIDIIHQPLFTDFIWNGKALEIQEVRFDRTAPLYDKVYGRGRISYDKETETLKEVNLEIIAKGIDLKTLPLPSSLDVIKYQGNIDFQGRLMGDISQPNLTGKINLNKFQLANIDFSPLTGNLTTSAKKGINIKLDSITAEDKLYIDIDNQNQPQKIEIQNNNSRIEAVRKNETLAVTANNIPLDKVTKTWLTYLPDDIKKIGGNFSADIEVNLIDNNFIASNILIEKPIVNNFQGDTLTTKLISEGDVIKIEEGKIQHRENEYLFNGELISLANNPQVKGKVEIKEGDIQNFLRSWEIFDLKDFSSPWQPQQYGKAKDLYSSPVVSHSANQEEKTTLPVASHSDNSKEKLTSLVVSNSDNQEEKSTSLVVSNSDNQKEKSHPPVASNSDNQEEKLTSPVASHSDNSKEKLTSPVVFNSDNSKEKSTSPVVFNSDNSKEKSTSPVVSNSDNQKEKSHPPVVFNSDNSKEKSTSPVASNSDNQEEKSTSPVVSNSDNQEEKSTSPVVSNSDNQEEKSTSPVASHSDNQKEKSHPPVVSNSDNQEEKSTSPVVSNSDNQKEKLTSPVVSHSDNSKEKSTSPVVSNSVNQEEKSTSPVVSNSDNQKEKSHPPVVFNSDNSKEKSTSPVASNSDNQEEKSTSPVASHSDNQKEKSHPPVVSNSDNQEEKSTSPVVSNSDNQEEKSTSPVASHSDNQKEKSHPPVVSNSDNQEEKSTSPVVSNSDNQKEKLTSPVVSHSDNSKEKSTSPVVSNSVNQEEKSTSPVVSNSANQEEKSTSPVVSNSANQEEKSTSPVVSNSDNQEEKLTSPVVSHSDNQEEKLTSPVVSHSANQEEKLTSPVVSHSVNQEEKSTSSVVSNFDNEFKPLASIHSDEDSLLDTLDLFGKIQAELKQQQANRIHANIPVLEDLDGKFRGNVDFSFSFNNGFQGEFDFRGDDWQWGKYQANFVQASGSFGNGLLTLLPIQIQNNDSILSLSGTYSKERISGDIKLSDFSISQLKEIISLPNNFNIEGNINATIAISGSEKKPLAKGNIEIIDSKINGTKIDETRASFGFRNSRFDFLANSNLTDNSQPLKIIGSLPFQLFPNSIIADNNEFQVSLNLAKEGFSLLNIVTNNQLNWLSGNGNINLDINGKYYQLTNTITNVETQGIATFENGVIDGKILADKSIKDINGEVLFDFSQLTIPNLTGNFNGGNIHISGSLPIIDSGFSNEFLTISIDDLALDIDNLYQGNTQAMVFIRGSSIEPKIGGKIKLYNGEISLNNKFNDYQNNSENNGILSNVKIDNLDLTLGNNISITQSPLLYLKAEGSLKLNGDLSTLNPEGIINLTGGNLNLFTSQFNLANGNNIAKFTPDNGFNPYLDIQLESRVTETNRYKLTNNYHPNEIEDFSNSSFNTAQTVRINASIKGWSDNLENNIILSSSPQRNQTEIIALLGGGFFDNFTEGDSSLGLANLASAALLGSVQGQLQQNFGFNQLRLFPTQIFDSEKRTSSLAFGAELGLDITKDFSLSITKILTDEQAPQYNILYRLNDKTILRGSSDFDRDSRGVVEFEHRF; this is encoded by the coding sequence ATGATTAATTCCCCTTATTCTCTTTCTCAAAACCCAGACGACAAAAACGAAACCCCCTCAGACATCACCCAAAATAATAATTTTTGGCGTTGGCTTACTTATTTGATACTTTTATCTTTGGGGGGGGGTGTTAGTTATAGTTGGTATTTTTTCACTCAACAATTAATCCCCTCGATCGAAAAATCCGTTACTGATTTTATCTCTCGTCCTGTTAAACTAGGTAAAATAGAGGCAATTTCTTTCAATACCATTAGACTAGGGGAAAGCAGTATTGAAACAACCAAAATAGAGAATGATTTTGTCATTGCCGAGGGAGTAGAAATCAAATTCAATCCCCTACAATTATTAGCTAATCAAGAGATAAATATTGGACTTAATATCTTAAATCCTCAAGGATTTTTACAACAAAATAAAGATGATAGTTGGATTCAACTTAACCTAAATGATGAGATAAGTAATGAATTTTTAGGAAAATCTATTCATATAAATAATATCTCTTTAATTGATGGATTTATTAACATAAAATCAAGAAAAAGTCAAGGTAATTATCAAGAAAATATTACAAAAATTAACCTAGAGTTGGCAAACATAAATTTTGAAAAAAATAAACAATTTTTTGAAGTTAATGGAAGATTAAATAATCAAAATAAAATAGCAGTTACTGGTTTACATTATCCCGAAAAAACACAATGGTTACTGAGAATAAATACTGAAAATTTAGCAACAAATATTCTTAATGATTTTGTAGAATTGCCTGTAGGCATAGATTCTGGCGATATTAACGGGGACTTTAGTTTAAATTTTGTTCAAGAAAAATTAGAGAATTTGGAAGCTAATTTAGACTTTAATTTAGTTAATTTAACCTTACCAAATATAGCTAATAAATTAACAAAAAGTGCAGGAAATTTGCAAATTCGCAACGAAGTTATTAATTTAAAAAATGTCGAAACTAACCTTGATTTAATTCCTGCAAAAGTTAACGGTAGTATCAATAATAATCAATTAAATTTGCAAGTGAGTGCGAAAAATCCTCTAGAAATTAGCCAAGTTTTTTCTAGTCTCAAAATTGACACGGGGGATTTAGTCACGAAAGGCAAAATCGCAGCAGACTTGACAATCACGGGGGATATTAATCAACCAAAAATAGCGACAAAAATTAGAAGTGTTGGTAAGACACAAGTTGATAAGATAATTTTTGATAAAATCTCAGCTGACTTCGATATTTTTTCTCAAGGATTAGTGATTAATAATTTTGAGTTGTTGCCAACTATCGGCGGAAAAGTTAACGGCAATGGCAAGGTAAATTTAAGCAAAAAAGATGACAGTTTTTCCCTCGCATTTAGGGGGATAGATATAGAAGGAGAAAAAGTAGCGACTCTTTATCAGCAAGAGTTGCCGATGAAGATTGGCTTAGTTAATGGAGATTATCAGTTATTCGGCAATTGGCATAATTTATCACAAAGTAAATTAACTGGAAATTCTAGCTTAGAGTTAGAAACGGGAAAGGCGATGATTAATAATTTCGAGATTAATCCCGACACTTGGAGAGGAGAGGTTAAGGTGTCGGGGGTAAGGTTAACACAATTACCTAATCTCGATTGTGAAAAATTTGGTTGCGATGACTCTTTATTAAATGGAGAATTTTTTGTCAGGGGAAGACGGCAGGAGATAACCGCAGAAAATATTGATTTGACGGGAAAATTTAATTTTGACTTGGCGGGGGGAAGGGTTATCTTTCATAACACCAGTTTGACTCAGGGAAGTTGGCAAACCCAGATGACACTCGATAATTTGTCACTGTCTCAGTTGCCTTCTCTTAATTTGTCTTCAGGCTCGATCGAAACTGCCATAATTACAGGAGAGTTGCGAGCTGGAGGGGTGTTAAATAAAGATGATGAGATGATGATTCAAGGAAAAGGAAATTTATTTTTGCCTCAAGGGAAGGTAGAGATAGATAACTTTACTTTGCAAAAGGATAACTTTACAGCGCAAACTAATTTGACAAATTTTTCTTTAGCGGATTTCGGGGATAACTTTCGGGGGGGAGTCACCGGAGAAATTAGTTGGAGGGGGGATGTTAATAATTTGACAGCAGATAACCTTAACCTAGAAGGCAATTTAATTTTTAGTCAGGGTATTGATATTATTCATCAACCTTTATTTACAGATTTTATCTGGAATGGTAAAGCCTTAGAGATTCAAGAGGTTAGGTTCGATCGAACTGCCCCCCTTTACGATAAAGTTTATGGTAGAGGGAGAATAAGCTATGACAAAGAAACCGAAACATTAAAAGAAGTCAACTTAGAAATTATTGCCAAAGGGATAGACTTAAAAACCTTACCCCTACCCTCCTCTTTAGATGTGATTAAATATCAAGGAAACATAGACTTTCAAGGCAGACTTATGGGAGATATATCACAACCAAACCTAACAGGAAAAATCAATCTCAATAAATTTCAACTAGCCAATATAGACTTTTCACCCTTAACAGGAAATTTAACAACTTCTGCAAAAAAAGGTATAAATATCAAACTAGACTCGATAACAGCAGAAGATAAACTTTATATAGATATAGATAACCAAAACCAACCTCAAAAAATAGAGATACAAAACAACAATAGTAGAATAGAAGCCGTCAGGAAAAATGAGACTTTAGCCGTGACAGCGAATAATATCCCCTTAGATAAAGTAACAAAAACTTGGTTAACCTATCTTCCCGATGACATCAAAAAAATAGGGGGGAATTTTTCGGCAGACATAGAAGTCAACTTAATAGACAATAACTTTATTGCCTCCAATATTCTTATCGAAAAACCTATAGTAAATAATTTTCAAGGAGATACCCTTACCACCAAATTAATTTCGGAAGGGGATGTTATTAAAATTGAAGAAGGAAAAATCCAACATCGAGAAAATGAATATCTATTTAATGGAGAATTAATTTCTTTAGCAAACAATCCCCAAGTCAAAGGAAAAGTAGAAATCAAAGAAGGAGACATTCAGAATTTTTTGCGTAGCTGGGAGATTTTTGACTTAAAAGATTTTTCCTCCCCATGGCAACCTCAACAATATGGAAAAGCAAAAGACTTATATTCTTCTCCAGTTGTCTCCCATTCTGCTAACCAAGAGGAAAAGACAACCCTTCCAGTTGCCTCCCATTCGGATAACTCAAAAGAAAAGTTAACATCTCTAGTTGTCTCTAATTCTGATAACCAAGAGGAAAAGTCAACATCTCTAGTTGTCTCTAATTCTGATAACCAAAAGGAAAAGAGTCACCCCCCAGTTGCCTCCAATTCTGATAACCAAGAGGAAAAGTTAACATCTCCAGTTGCCTCCCATTCGGATAACTCAAAAGAAAAGTTAACATCTCCAGTTGTCTTCAATTCGGATAACTCAAAAGAAAAGTCAACATCTCCAGTTGTCTTCAATTCGGATAACTCAAAAGAAAAGTCAACATCTCCAGTTGTCTCCAATTCTGATAACCAAAAGGAAAAGAGTCACCCTCCAGTTGTCTTCAATTCTGATAACTCAAAAGAAAAGTCAACATCTCCAGTTGCCTCCAATTCTGATAACCAAGAGGAAAAGTCAACATCTCCAGTTGTCTCCAATTCTGATAACCAAGAAGAAAAGTCAACATCTCCAGTTGTCTCTAATTCTGATAACCAAGAGGAAAAGTCAACATCTCCAGTTGCCTCCCATTCGGATAACCAAAAGGAAAAGAGTCACCCCCCAGTTGTCTCCAATTCTGATAACCAAGAAGAAAAGTCAACATCTCCAGTTGTCTCTAATTCTGATAACCAAAAGGAAAAGTTAACATCTCCAGTTGTCTCCCATTCGGATAACTCAAAAGAAAAGTCAACATCTCCAGTTGTCTCCAATTCTGTTAACCAAGAGGAAAAGTCAACATCTCCAGTTGTCTCCAATTCTGATAACCAAAAGGAAAAGAGTCACCCTCCAGTTGTCTTCAATTCTGATAACTCAAAAGAAAAGTCAACATCTCCAGTTGCCTCCAATTCTGATAACCAAGAGGAAAAGTCAACATCTCCAGTTGCCTCCCATTCGGATAACCAAAAGGAAAAGAGTCACCCCCCAGTTGTCTCCAATTCTGATAACCAAGAAGAAAAGTCAACATCTCCAGTTGTCTCTAATTCTGATAACCAAGAGGAAAAGTCAACATCTCCAGTTGCCTCCCATTCGGATAACCAAAAGGAAAAGAGTCACCCCCCAGTTGTCTCCAATTCTGATAACCAAGAAGAAAAGTCAACATCTCCAGTTGTCTCTAATTCTGATAACCAAAAGGAAAAGTTAACATCTCCAGTTGTCTCCCATTCGGATAACTCAAAAGAAAAGTCAACATCTCCAGTTGTCTCCAATTCTGTTAACCAAGAGGAAAAGTCAACATCTCCAGTTGTCTCCAATTCTGCTAACCAAGAGGAAAAGTCAACATCTCCAGTTGTCTCCAATTCTGCTAACCAAGAGGAAAAGTCAACATCTCCAGTTGTTTCCAATTCTGATAACCAAGAGGAAAAGTTAACATCTCCAGTTGTCTCCCATTCTGATAACCAAGAGGAAAAGTTAACATCTCCAGTTGTCTCCCATTCTGCTAACCAAGAGGAAAAGTTAACATCTCCAGTTGTCTCCCATTCTGTTAACCAAGAAGAAAAGTCAACATCTTCAGTTGTCTCTAATTTCGATAATGAATTCAAACCTTTAGCTTCGATTCACAGTGATGAAGATTCTTTATTAGATACCTTAGATTTATTCGGAAAAATTCAAGCTGAGTTAAAACAACAACAAGCTAACCGCATTCATGCCAATATTCCTGTTTTAGAAGATTTAGACGGAAAATTTCGGGGTAATGTTGATTTTTCTTTTTCTTTTAATAACGGTTTTCAAGGTGAGTTTGATTTTCGTGGGGATGATTGGCAATGGGGAAAATATCAGGCAAATTTTGTTCAAGCTAGTGGTAGTTTTGGCAATGGTTTATTGACTTTATTACCTATCCAAATTCAAAATAATGATAGCATTTTATCTTTAAGTGGTACTTATTCAAAAGAAAGAATTTCAGGTGATATTAAGTTATCAGATTTTTCTATTTCTCAACTTAAAGAAATTATAAGTTTGCCTAACAATTTTAATATAGAGGGTAATATTAACGCAACAATTGCTATTAGTGGAAGTGAAAAAAAACCTCTTGCAAAGGGCAATATAGAAATTATTGACTCAAAGATAAATGGTACTAAAATTGATGAAACAAGAGCTAGTTTTGGTTTTAGAAACTCTCGTTTTGATTTTTTAGCTAATAGTAATTTAACAGATAATTCTCAACCTTTAAAAATAATTGGTAGTTTACCTTTTCAATTATTCCCTAATTCTATTATTGCTGATAATAATGAATTTCAAGTAAGTTTAAATTTAGCGAAAGAAGGTTTTAGTTTATTAAATATAGTCACAAATAATCAGCTTAATTGGCTTAGTGGAAATGGTAATATTAATTTAGATATTAATGGAAAATACTATCAATTAACTAATACAATTACTAATGTTGAAACTCAGGGCATTGCTACTTTTGAAAATGGTGTTATTGATGGTAAAATTCTCGCTGATAAATCTATTAAGGATATTAATGGAGAAGTTTTATTCGATTTTTCTCAGTTGACTATTCCGAATTTGACTGGTAATTTTAATGGTGGAAATATTCATATTAGTGGTAGTTTACCTATTATTGATAGTGGTTTTTCTAATGAATTTTTAACTATTAGTATTGATGATTTGGCTTTGGATATTGATAATTTATATCAAGGAAATACTCAAGCGATGGTATTCATTAGGGGAAGTTCGATCGAGCCTAAAATTGGCGGTAAAATCAAATTATACAATGGAGAAATTTCTCTTAATAATAAATTCAATGATTATCAAAATAATAGTGAAAATAATGGCATATTATCTAATGTAAAAATTGATAACTTAGATTTGACACTAGGTAACAATATTAGTATCACTCAATCACCATTACTTTATTTAAAAGCGGAGGGAAGTTTGAAATTAAATGGAGATTTAAGCACTTTAAATCCCGAAGGAATTATTAATTTAACAGGAGGCAATCTTAATCTTTTTACCAGCCAATTTAACTTAGCTAATGGAAATAATATCGCTAAATTTACTCCAGATAATGGCTTTAATCCTTATTTGGATATACAGTTAGAAAGTCGAGTAACAGAAACAAATCGTTATAAATTAACTAATAATTATCATCCGAATGAAATTGAAGATTTTAGCAATTCTTCTTTTAATACCGCTCAAACTGTCAGAATAAATGCCAGTATTAAAGGTTGGAGTGATAACTTAGAAAATAATATAATTTTAAGCAGTAGCCCTCAAAGAAATCAAACTGAAATTATTGCTCTTTTAGGAGGAGGTTTTTTCGATAATTTTACGGAAGGAGATAGTAGTTTAGGATTGGCTAATTTGGCTAGTGCTGCTCTTTTAGGTAGTGTACAAGGGCAGTTACAGCAAAACTTTGGTTTTAATCAATTAAGGCTATTTCCTACGCAAATTTTTGATAGTGAAAAACGCACTTCTAGTCTTGCTTTTGGTGCTGAATTAGGTTTAGATATTACTAAGGATTTTTCTTTATCTATTACTAAAATTCTCACGGATGAACAAGCACCTCAATATAATATCCTTTATCGTCTTAATGATAAAACTATTTTACGAGGTTCTAGTGATTTCGATCGAGATAGTCGAGGAGTGGTAGAATTTGAACATCGATTTTAA
- a CDS encoding NUDIX hydrolase, whose product MTNQVVKVKQNLAQFKVGVDNVIFSVDTIKNQLLILLVKREEEPFKEYWSLPGTLVKQDESLESAAYRTLAEKITVKNLYLEQLYTFDHISNQEFDRYLCVTYFAFMRYEDAKITKNIKTVTWINLNAIPSLAFDHNNILEYGYQRLRNKLEYSPIAFDVLPELFTLYDLYQLYITVLGENFTDYSNFRSRLLKLGFLIDTGEKANKGAGRPATLYRFDSKAFAPLKDKPLLFV is encoded by the coding sequence ATGACGAATCAAGTTGTTAAAGTGAAGCAAAATCTAGCACAATTTAAAGTAGGAGTTGATAATGTTATCTTTTCTGTGGACACTATCAAGAATCAACTTTTAATTTTACTGGTAAAACGTGAAGAAGAACCATTTAAAGAATATTGGAGTTTACCCGGCACTTTAGTCAAACAAGATGAGTCTTTAGAATCGGCGGCTTATCGCACCCTTGCAGAAAAAATCACCGTCAAGAATCTTTACTTAGAGCAATTATACACCTTCGATCATATATCTAATCAGGAGTTCGATCGATACCTTTGTGTAACTTATTTTGCATTTATGCGGTATGAAGACGCAAAAATTACTAAAAATATTAAAACCGTGACATGGATAAACTTAAATGCCATCCCCTCCCTTGCTTTCGATCATAATAATATTTTAGAATATGGTTATCAGAGACTACGCAATAAGTTAGAGTATAGTCCGATCGCTTTTGATGTGTTACCTGAATTATTCACCCTTTATGACCTTTATCAACTTTATATCACAGTTTTAGGTGAAAATTTCACAGATTACTCCAATTTTCGCTCACGATTGCTCAAATTAGGGTTTTTAATCGATACAGGAGAAAAAGCGAACAAAGGTGCAGGAAGGCCAGCTACGCTGTATCGCTTTGATAGTAAGGCTTTCGCCCCTCTCAAAGATAAACCTTTATTATTTGTGTAG